Proteins found in one Microcella daejeonensis genomic segment:
- a CDS encoding DivIVA domain-containing protein gives MALTPEDVVNKRFQSTKFREGYDQDEVDDFLDEIVVELRRLNQENEELRQRLVAADARMAEQQRSGALPASAPASAPAPTPVVAEAPAPAPAPAPAVPSAPAVEAPAYGQTSSELETTSTNNLLQLARRLHEEHVREGIAKRDELIAEGEAHAARIVSEAEGKQREIVDALNAERATLETRVEELRVFEREYRAQLRTYIQGQLRELETSSQTSAAPAAPVGSAASASSAAAPASAPAPGYGFPGSAPSFGQPQQTPGTFPGYGS, from the coding sequence ATGGCACTCACGCCCGAAGACGTCGTCAACAAGCGTTTCCAGTCCACCAAGTTCCGCGAGGGCTACGACCAGGACGAGGTCGACGACTTCCTCGACGAGATCGTCGTCGAGCTCCGCCGCCTCAACCAGGAGAACGAGGAGCTGCGCCAGCGCCTGGTCGCGGCCGACGCCCGCATGGCCGAGCAGCAGCGCAGCGGTGCGCTCCCTGCCTCCGCGCCGGCCTCCGCCCCCGCTCCGACCCCGGTCGTCGCCGAGGCTCCCGCCCCGGCTCCGGCTCCGGCCCCGGCAGTCCCCTCGGCTCCGGCCGTCGAGGCGCCCGCCTACGGGCAGACCTCCTCCGAGCTCGAGACGACGAGCACCAACAACCTGCTGCAGCTCGCGCGCCGTCTGCACGAGGAGCACGTGCGCGAGGGCATCGCCAAGCGCGACGAGCTCATCGCCGAGGGCGAGGCCCACGCGGCCCGCATCGTCTCCGAGGCCGAGGGCAAGCAGCGCGAGATCGTCGACGCGCTCAACGCCGAGCGCGCCACGCTCGAGACCCGCGTCGAGGAGCTCCGCGTCTTCGAGCGCGAGTACCGCGCGCAGCTGCGCACGTACATCCAGGGCCAGCTGCGCGAGCTCGAGACCAGCTCGCAGACCTCGGCCGCGCCCGCCGCTCCCGTCGGCTCCGCCGCCTCGGCGAGCTCCGCGGCCGCTCCGGCCTCGGCGCCCGCACCCGGCTACGGCTTCCCGGGCTCGGCGCCGAGCTTCGGCCAGCCGCAGCAGACCCCGGGCACCTTCCCGGGCTACGGCTCCTGA
- a CDS encoding YggT family protein, whose amino-acid sequence MNLVLSIVFGAIYIALLGVFIAMWARFIFDWIQALNRSWRPQGGVVIAAELSYTITDPPIKAVRRVIPPLRLGAVQLDLAWTIVLIVIYILMTITQSIAFAR is encoded by the coding sequence GTGAACCTCGTGCTCTCCATCGTCTTCGGTGCGATCTACATCGCCCTCCTCGGCGTCTTCATCGCCATGTGGGCTCGATTCATCTTCGACTGGATCCAGGCCCTCAACCGCTCGTGGCGGCCGCAGGGGGGCGTCGTCATCGCGGCGGAGCTGAGCTACACGATCACCGACCCGCCGATCAAGGCCGTGCGCCGGGTCATCCCGCCCCTGCGCCTGGGCGCCGTCCAGCTCGATCTGGCGTGGACGATCGTGCTCATCGTGATCTACATCCTCATGACCATCACGCAGAGCATCGCCTTCGCGCGCTGA
- a CDS encoding cell division protein SepF — MSNPLRKTMVYLGLADEQEEYETPAPQAHAPHAAPAAAGAAPAPGPQRAPVTPLRRPAPTRNAAAADMNEILTVHPRHYKDAQVIAESFRDGIPVIINLSQMTESEARRLIDFASGLSQGLYGKIERVTSKVFLLSPAHVAVSGEQADVESEVDASFLG, encoded by the coding sequence ATGAGCAACCCGCTGCGCAAGACCATGGTCTACCTCGGCCTCGCCGACGAGCAGGAGGAGTACGAGACGCCGGCGCCCCAGGCCCACGCCCCGCACGCCGCTCCCGCCGCCGCTGGTGCGGCTCCCGCCCCCGGCCCGCAGCGCGCCCCCGTGACGCCGCTGCGACGCCCCGCCCCGACCCGGAATGCCGCAGCTGCCGACATGAACGAGATCCTCACCGTCCACCCGCGTCACTACAAGGACGCCCAGGTCATCGCCGAGAGCTTCCGCGACGGCATCCCGGTCATCATCAACCTGTCGCAGATGACCGAGTCGGAGGCGCGTCGCCTCATCGACTTCGCCAGCGGTCTCTCGCAGGGCCTCTACGGCAAGATCGAGCGCGTCACGAGCAAGGTCTTCCTGCTCTCGCCGGCGCACGTCGCCGTGAGCGGGGAGCAGGCCGACGTCGAGTCCGAGGTCGACGCCTCCTTCCTGGGCTGA
- a CDS encoding YggS family pyridoxal phosphate-dependent enzyme — MSDAGPTTPGLAERYAAVTEGIAEASRAAGRADDPPTLIVVTKFHSAALVRELVQLGVRHVGENRHQDAGPKAAELAGEPLTWHFVGQLQSNKAKAVAQYASAVHSVDRASLVTALAKAQTPLEVFIEVNLTDDPGRGGVAPDAVDALAEAVLTAEHLSLQGVMAVAPLDEEPRAAFARLRGISERLRAIAPAATRISAGMSGDYAEAIAEGATHLRIGTAITGKRPAPL; from the coding sequence ATGAGCGACGCCGGCCCGACCACGCCGGGGCTCGCCGAGCGCTACGCCGCGGTCACCGAGGGGATCGCCGAGGCGTCCCGCGCGGCGGGGCGGGCGGATGATCCGCCGACCCTCATCGTCGTGACCAAGTTCCACAGCGCCGCGCTCGTGCGCGAGCTCGTGCAGCTCGGGGTTCGCCACGTGGGGGAGAACCGCCATCAGGACGCGGGCCCGAAGGCCGCGGAGCTCGCGGGCGAGCCCCTCACCTGGCACTTCGTCGGGCAGCTGCAGTCGAACAAGGCCAAGGCGGTGGCGCAGTACGCGAGCGCCGTGCACTCGGTCGACCGGGCATCTCTCGTCACCGCCCTCGCGAAGGCGCAGACGCCGCTCGAGGTGTTCATCGAGGTCAACCTCACCGACGACCCCGGTCGCGGCGGGGTCGCGCCCGATGCGGTGGATGCCCTCGCCGAGGCCGTGCTGACCGCCGAGCACCTCTCCCTCCAGGGCGTCATGGCCGTGGCACCCCTCGACGAGGAGCCGCGCGCCGCCTTCGCGCGCCTGCGCGGGATCAGCGAGCGCCTGCGCGCGATCGCCCCGGCCGCGACGCGCATCTCGGCGGGCATGTCGGGGGACTACGCCGAGGCGATCGCCGAGGGTGCGACACACCTGCGCATCGGGACGGCAATCACCGGTAAACGACCCGCCCCCCTCTAG
- the ftsZ gene encoding cell division protein FtsZ, with amino-acid sequence MTSNQNYLAVIKVVGIGGGGVNAVNRMIELGLRGVEFIAINTDAQALLMSDADVKLDVGRELTRGLGAGADPEVGRRAAEDHAEEIEEALAGADMVFVTAGEGGGTGTGGAPVVARIAKSIGALTIGVVTKPFGFEGKRRQAQAEDGVAMLKNEVDTLIVVPNDRLLEISDRGISMLEAFATADQVLLAGVQGITDLITTPGLINLDFADVKSVMQGAGSALMGIGSSRGADRAIKAAELAVASPLLEASIDGAHGVLLSIQGGSNLGIFEINDAAKLVQEAVHPEANIIFGAVIDDSLGDEVRVTVIAAGFDGGEPTTVAKDRRSTFVAAAPGDSVTAHPADGAEQVAAAPEAPGLVARSTVDPLEADVEDDDLDIPDFLR; translated from the coding sequence GTGACCAGCAACCAGAACTACCTCGCCGTGATCAAGGTCGTCGGCATCGGCGGCGGCGGCGTCAATGCGGTGAACCGCATGATCGAGCTCGGGCTGCGGGGCGTCGAGTTCATCGCCATCAACACCGACGCCCAGGCGCTGCTCATGAGCGACGCCGACGTGAAGCTCGACGTGGGCCGCGAGCTCACCCGCGGGCTCGGCGCGGGCGCCGACCCGGAGGTCGGTCGACGCGCCGCCGAGGATCACGCCGAAGAGATCGAGGAGGCCCTCGCGGGCGCCGACATGGTCTTCGTCACCGCGGGCGAGGGCGGCGGAACCGGCACCGGCGGCGCGCCCGTCGTGGCGCGCATCGCCAAGTCGATCGGCGCGCTCACCATCGGCGTCGTCACGAAGCCCTTCGGCTTCGAGGGCAAGCGCCGCCAGGCGCAGGCCGAGGACGGCGTGGCGATGCTCAAGAACGAGGTCGACACCCTCATCGTCGTGCCCAACGACCGCCTGCTCGAGATCAGCGACCGCGGCATCTCGATGCTCGAGGCCTTCGCGACGGCCGACCAGGTCCTCCTCGCCGGCGTGCAGGGCATCACCGACCTCATCACGACCCCCGGCCTCATCAACCTCGACTTCGCCGACGTCAAGAGCGTCATGCAGGGCGCCGGCAGCGCGCTCATGGGCATCGGCTCGAGCCGCGGCGCCGACCGCGCCATCAAGGCCGCCGAGCTCGCCGTCGCGAGCCCGCTCCTCGAGGCGAGCATCGACGGCGCCCACGGCGTCCTCCTGTCGATCCAGGGCGGCTCGAACCTCGGCATCTTCGAGATCAACGACGCCGCCAAGCTCGTGCAGGAGGCCGTCCACCCCGAGGCCAACATCATCTTCGGCGCGGTCATCGACGATTCGCTCGGCGACGAGGTGCGCGTCACCGTGATCGCCGCGGGCTTCGACGGCGGCGAGCCGACCACCGTGGCGAAGGATCGCCGCTCGACCTTCGTCGCCGCCGCCCCGGGCGACAGCGTCACGGCCCACCCGGCCGACGGTGCCGAGCAGGTCGCCGCGGCTCCCGAGGCGCCCGGTCTCGTCGCGCGATCGACGGTCGACCCCCTCGAGGCCGACGTCGAGGACGACGACCTCGACATCCCCGACTTCCTGCGATGA
- a CDS encoding FtsQ-type POTRA domain-containing protein — MTRSSASTAAAAPVAPDDGARRPLLDRWRPAARTERPARAPRAVDPAAQARAAERAARAAARAARRAERTEVRRFTRRSRRRRILVISVTTSLVALVAGVGAVTVSPLMALTEITVTGAQRLDAAAVTEALDEHTGTPLALLDHEAIRDDLRAFPLIRSYSTEVVPPHTLVVRLVERTPIGAVERAGGVALVDAAGVVVDTTAERPAGVPLIEAGDADAESVAFRSAAAVLAVLPADLVARIDVISATTRDDVTFTFADTGHRVRWGSAERSDFKARVLAAAIATSDQSVAWQYDVSAPDSLIARRL; from the coding sequence ATGACGCGCTCCTCGGCCTCGACGGCCGCCGCCGCCCCCGTCGCCCCCGACGACGGCGCGCGCCGACCGCTCCTCGACCGATGGCGCCCCGCTGCGCGCACGGAGCGCCCCGCGCGCGCCCCCCGCGCCGTCGATCCCGCCGCCCAGGCCCGAGCGGCGGAGCGCGCCGCCCGCGCGGCCGCCCGCGCCGCCCGCCGTGCCGAGCGCACCGAGGTGCGCCGCTTCACGCGCCGCAGCCGCCGACGGCGCATCCTCGTGATCTCGGTCACGACCTCGCTGGTCGCCCTCGTGGCCGGGGTCGGCGCGGTCACGGTCTCCCCGTTGATGGCGCTCACCGAGATCACCGTGACGGGCGCCCAGCGGCTCGACGCCGCCGCCGTGACCGAGGCGCTCGACGAGCACACCGGAACCCCGCTCGCCCTGCTCGACCACGAGGCCATCCGCGACGATCTGCGCGCCTTCCCCCTCATCCGCTCGTACTCGACCGAGGTCGTGCCCCCGCACACCCTCGTCGTGCGGCTCGTCGAGCGCACCCCGATCGGCGCTGTGGAGCGCGCGGGCGGGGTCGCCCTCGTCGACGCGGCCGGCGTCGTCGTCGACACGACGGCCGAGCGGCCCGCGGGCGTGCCGCTCATCGAGGCGGGGGATGCCGATGCCGAGTCGGTCGCCTTCCGCAGCGCGGCAGCGGTGCTCGCCGTGCTGCCCGCCGATCTCGTCGCCCGCATCGACGTGATCAGCGCGACCACGCGCGACGATGTGACCTTCACGTTCGCCGACACCGGGCACCGCGTGCGCTGGGGCAGCGCGGAGCGCTCGGACTTCAAGGCGCGCGTGCTCGCCGCGGCGATCGCCACGAGCGACCAGTCGGTGGCCTGGCAGTACGACGTCTCGGCGCCCGACAGCCTCATCGCTCGCCGGCTCTGA
- the murC gene encoding UDP-N-acetylmuramate--L-alanine ligase has product MTIKPDPDLILPDDLGRLHFVGIGGSGMSGIARMFHDRGFAVTGSDRSESGAVDALRALGIPVAIGHDAAHVGEADTLVVTGALWESNPEYQEALRRGMPVLHRSQALAWLVRGERLVAVAGAHGKSTSTGMLVTALRALDRDPSFVNGAVIQGAGTSAGWGEGELFVVEADESDGSFLLYDASLAVVTNIDTDHLDHYGSAEAIERAFAEFSRAVREVLAISADDPAAVRLTALLASRAAAPGAPAGPRILAFGESADADVRVSGIAETGPVSFLVHAQGLEAPVALAVPGRHNALNAAGVIAVLLGLGIPLAEAAAALDGFAGTQRRFESHGEAAGVRLVDDYAHHPTEVEAALQTARSVAEGHRVIAIHQPHLYSRTQQLGGEFAAAYERLADHTVVLDVFGAREDPIPGVTGALVSGAFTDQARVDYRPDWAEAAARVAEIARPGDIVMTLSCGDVYRIIPQVREAILATATATATADAASSTAEPPR; this is encoded by the coding sequence ATGACGATCAAGCCCGACCCCGACCTCATCCTCCCCGACGACCTCGGTCGCCTGCACTTCGTGGGCATCGGCGGCAGCGGCATGAGCGGCATCGCCCGCATGTTCCACGACCGCGGGTTCGCCGTCACCGGCAGCGACCGCTCCGAGAGCGGTGCGGTCGACGCGCTGCGTGCGCTCGGCATCCCCGTCGCGATCGGGCACGACGCCGCCCACGTGGGGGAGGCCGACACGCTCGTCGTCACCGGAGCCCTCTGGGAGAGCAACCCCGAGTACCAGGAGGCCCTGCGCCGGGGCATGCCCGTGCTGCACCGCTCGCAGGCCCTCGCCTGGCTGGTGCGGGGCGAGCGCCTCGTCGCGGTCGCGGGCGCCCACGGCAAGTCGACCTCGACGGGGATGCTCGTCACGGCCCTGCGCGCCCTCGACCGCGACCCCTCCTTCGTGAACGGGGCCGTCATCCAGGGCGCCGGAACCTCCGCGGGCTGGGGCGAGGGCGAGCTCTTCGTGGTCGAGGCTGACGAGTCCGACGGCTCCTTCCTGCTCTACGACGCGAGCCTCGCGGTCGTCACCAACATCGACACCGACCACCTCGACCACTACGGCTCGGCCGAGGCGATCGAGCGGGCTTTCGCCGAGTTCTCGCGCGCGGTGCGCGAGGTGCTCGCCATCTCGGCCGACGACCCGGCCGCCGTGCGCCTCACGGCGCTGCTCGCGAGCCGCGCCGCGGCGCCCGGCGCCCCCGCGGGGCCGCGCATCCTGGCCTTCGGCGAGTCGGCCGACGCCGACGTCCGCGTCTCGGGCATCGCCGAGACCGGTCCCGTCTCCTTCCTCGTGCACGCGCAGGGCCTCGAGGCCCCGGTCGCCCTCGCGGTGCCCGGTCGCCACAACGCGCTCAACGCCGCGGGCGTCATCGCCGTGCTGCTCGGTCTGGGCATCCCGCTCGCCGAGGCGGCCGCCGCCCTCGACGGCTTCGCGGGAACCCAGCGCCGCTTCGAATCGCACGGCGAGGCGGCGGGCGTGCGCCTCGTCGACGACTACGCGCACCACCCCACCGAGGTCGAGGCGGCGCTGCAGACGGCGCGCTCGGTCGCCGAGGGCCACCGGGTCATCGCCATCCACCAGCCGCACCTCTACAGCCGCACCCAGCAGCTGGGCGGGGAGTTCGCGGCCGCCTACGAGCGGCTCGCCGACCACACGGTCGTGCTCGACGTCTTCGGCGCGCGCGAGGACCCGATCCCCGGCGTCACCGGGGCGCTCGTCAGCGGGGCCTTCACCGACCAGGCCCGCGTGGACTACCGGCCCGACTGGGCCGAGGCCGCCGCGCGCGTCGCGGAGATCGCCCGGCCGGGCGACATCGTCATGACGCTGAGCTGCGGCGACGTGTACCGCATCATCCCGCAGGTGCGCGAGGCGATCCTCGCCACGGCCACGGCCACGGCCACGGCCGACGCCGCCTCCTCGACGGCGGAGCCGCCCCGATGA
- the murG gene encoding undecaprenyldiphospho-muramoylpentapeptide beta-N-acetylglucosaminyltransferase, translating to MTTALLAGGGTAGHVNPLLALADHWRQEEPDAALLVLGTAEGLEARLVPQRGYELLTIPRVPFPRRPDAAALRFPARFREAVRRTRAIIRDRGVQVVVGFGGYASAPAYLAARLEGIPLIAHEANARPGIANRLAHRLGGRIGITFAGTPLRGARLVGMPLRREILALDRTAARPEAAEFFDLDPARPVLLVTGGSTGARRLNETVGESIAHLVGTGWQVLHITGRDRGGEDPGVPGYRVVEYCDRMDLAFALADLVVCRSGSATVSELAALGLPSILVPYPVGNGEQRLNARELVAAGGAVVVDDAAATPQWVRETLVPMLMHRAEIARMAAAAGTVGRRDGSAALLGLVREALAASA from the coding sequence GTGACGACCGCGCTCCTGGCCGGCGGAGGGACCGCCGGCCACGTCAATCCGCTGCTCGCGCTCGCCGATCACTGGCGGCAGGAGGAGCCCGACGCCGCGCTGCTCGTGCTGGGTACGGCGGAGGGGCTCGAGGCGCGGCTCGTGCCGCAACGCGGCTACGAGCTGCTCACCATCCCGCGCGTCCCCTTCCCCCGTCGTCCGGACGCGGCCGCCCTGCGGTTCCCCGCCCGGTTCCGGGAAGCGGTGAGGCGCACGCGCGCGATCATCCGCGATCGCGGGGTGCAGGTGGTCGTCGGGTTCGGCGGGTACGCCTCGGCCCCGGCCTACCTCGCGGCCCGGCTCGAGGGCATCCCCCTGATCGCTCACGAGGCGAACGCCCGCCCGGGCATCGCCAACCGGCTCGCGCACCGCCTCGGCGGCCGCATCGGCATCACCTTCGCCGGCACGCCGCTGCGCGGGGCGCGACTCGTGGGCATGCCGCTGCGCCGCGAGATCCTCGCGCTCGACCGCACCGCCGCCCGTCCCGAGGCGGCGGAGTTCTTCGATCTCGACCCGGCGCGCCCCGTGCTGCTCGTCACCGGCGGCTCGACGGGCGCGCGCCGCCTGAACGAGACGGTGGGCGAGTCGATCGCGCACCTGGTCGGGACGGGATGGCAGGTGCTGCACATCACCGGGCGCGACCGGGGCGGCGAGGATCCGGGAGTGCCGGGGTACCGCGTCGTCGAGTACTGCGACCGCATGGATCTCGCCTTCGCCCTCGCCGATCTCGTCGTCTGCCGCTCGGGCTCGGCCACCGTCAGCGAGCTCGCCGCGCTCGGACTGCCGTCCATCCTCGTGCCGTACCCGGTCGGCAACGGCGAGCAGCGCCTCAACGCCCGCGAGCTCGTCGCCGCCGGGGGAGCGGTGGTCGTCGACGACGCCGCCGCCACCCCGCAGTGGGTGCGCGAGACGCTCGTGCCGATGCTCATGCACCGCGCCGAGATCGCCCGCATGGCCGCCGCCGCGGGCACCGTCGGACGCCGCGACGGCAGCGCCGCCCTCCTCGGCCTCGTGCGCGAGGCCCTCGCGGCGAGCGCGTAG
- the ftsW gene encoding putative lipid II flippase FtsW — MATTRAPSSPAPSTDATGPGGRGAAAVIAVRRLFTAQSTDYMLVLGTAIFLVALGLVMVLSSSFVQSGRGGEAFGVFIRQSLFAAVGIPVMLVMARLPVVFWRRWARTFVYIGLGLQLLVFVPGLSYEYGGNRNWITIGGFSAQPSEFLKLALVVWLASVLSKRADAFPDLKSVIFPALPISAVALMLVLAGGDLGTATIMIAIVFASLFFAGAPLRYLALLLGMGVLGAIAFALTGSSRTDRIRIWLDGCTPEQLEGVCWQPTHGMWALGSGGLLGQGLGNSAVKWSWLPHSESDYIFAIIGEELGLVGCAVVIGLFAVLGIGLVRLMRAHTDPLRRIATGGVMVWIVGQAFVNIAVVLGMLPVLGVPLPLISAGGSAMVANLMALGVVLSMARISAPTADAVAPVRGSVA, encoded by the coding sequence ATGGCGACGACCCGAGCGCCGAGCAGTCCGGCACCGTCGACTGACGCGACGGGGCCCGGTGGCCGCGGCGCGGCCGCCGTCATCGCCGTGCGCCGACTGTTCACCGCGCAGAGCACCGACTACATGCTCGTGCTCGGTACCGCGATCTTCCTCGTCGCCCTCGGGCTCGTCATGGTGCTCTCCTCGTCCTTCGTGCAGTCGGGTCGTGGCGGAGAGGCCTTCGGCGTCTTCATCCGGCAGTCCCTGTTCGCGGCCGTCGGCATCCCGGTCATGCTCGTCATGGCGCGCCTGCCCGTCGTGTTCTGGCGGCGTTGGGCGCGCACCTTCGTCTACATCGGATTGGGTCTGCAGCTGCTCGTCTTCGTGCCGGGCCTCAGCTACGAGTACGGCGGCAACCGCAACTGGATCACCATCGGCGGATTCAGCGCCCAGCCCTCCGAGTTCCTCAAGCTGGCTCTGGTCGTCTGGCTCGCGAGCGTGCTGAGCAAGCGCGCCGATGCCTTCCCCGATCTCAAGAGCGTCATCTTCCCCGCGCTGCCGATCTCGGCGGTCGCGCTGATGCTCGTGCTCGCGGGCGGCGACCTCGGCACGGCGACGATCATGATCGCGATCGTCTTCGCCTCGCTCTTCTTCGCGGGCGCTCCGCTGCGGTATCTCGCCCTTCTGCTCGGCATGGGCGTTCTCGGCGCGATCGCCTTCGCGCTCACCGGCTCCTCCCGCACCGATCGCATCCGCATCTGGCTCGACGGGTGCACGCCCGAGCAGCTCGAGGGCGTGTGCTGGCAGCCGACGCACGGCATGTGGGCGCTCGGCTCGGGCGGCCTGCTCGGTCAGGGCCTCGGCAACTCGGCGGTGAAGTGGTCGTGGCTGCCCCACTCCGAGAGCGACTACATCTTCGCGATCATCGGCGAGGAGCTCGGGCTCGTCGGCTGCGCCGTCGTCATCGGCCTGTTCGCAGTGCTCGGTATCGGGCTCGTGCGTCTCATGCGCGCGCACACCGACCCGCTGCGCCGCATCGCCACCGGCGGCGTGATGGTCTGGATCGTCGGTCAGGCCTTCGTCAACATCGCCGTCGTGCTCGGCATGCTCCCCGTCCTCGGGGTGCCCCTTCCCCTCATCTCGGCCGGAGGCTCGGCCATGGTGGCGAACCTCATGGCGCTCGGCGTCGTTCTCTCGATGGCGCGCATCAGCGCTCCGACCGCCGATGCGGTCGCTCCCGTCCGGGGGTCGGTCGCGTGA